A region of the Salvia splendens isolate huo1 chromosome 11, SspV2, whole genome shotgun sequence genome:
gacggactaaaatagctAAGtgtaactcttattgtgggacgaagggagtatctaattttatttctaattCTTACCTTAAAAACATTTATGCTTATTTAAAAACCTTGTGCTCCTACTAAACAATGTTTTTGAGATATTCTCtatttagattaaaaaaagaGCTGCATCGTTGGCATAAGAGCATCGACTGCGGTTGTATTACGCTGTccgtccgtccttgccgctggcaaggacacgcttttccgccgctgcgctcttgccgctggcacggacgtgctcttagagcatccacaaccgtgctcttgccagcggcacggttgtgggctcgggcggtactattcatgcctgctctctggcaagagcacaacacccacaactgtgctcttccgcaaggacgagcacaattaatataaaattctattaaacaataacatttccataatattaaaatccatttaaaacccataataaatattacaaattacaaataaaattaaaaaatacataattaaaatcctaaaaattaaaaattacataattaaactccttgaaattaaaattacataattaaaatcctaaaattaaaaattacataattaaactcctaataagactacgcatccggcgggatcaaccccaattgtttttggagacctttttatcatggtctcgtgtgtttcaagttgcgtgggggtcatagatgacctatcggccatattgagttggcttaagagcatccacagcgagttgttcgggggtggaggtggcacatagggagcgggagcggcttcgggagtggcttcgggagtcgagccgcgacgacggttggccgccgccttcttccttccttgggggcggcgttgggaaccgctcggtccggcgtcggggctacccaagttagctccgacgagttggctagccacttcttccgagccgaagtcggatagggctaccgaccttgatcgtttggaggagccgctagaggaggatgttatgcctcccttatacttcgggtgcgtccgcgtctcctgccaaacattaagatatttgaacgacttaccgttcatggattggtaggtgctcagcgcggcggtgatgatgtcgacctcgcttcggccgctcccggcattccgggactcctggatgaaatagccgttgaacttgccaatttcttcgttggctcggccgatacagttgcgcaccatactctcgttgcgctcgatcgttccgggcggccggtttgcattgtaccggctagagacgcgccaccaaaagtgatcgccggattggttcgttccaaccaccgcatcttcggagatttccaagtacgccttgaacaatctttccatctccgccggtgagtacggtgtgccgacaccggcgcgagatggaggaatcggcatttgggaaggggcgcgatgcctatgctccggtgtccacccgtagcgcccttcggaggcaccttggtcgtcgattgggtatggacggtagccacccggaacggccgaatcttgggtttgaggaggggccgaatattccatttccggactaggaaacggttgtgaaccgaaccattcggggttccaaccgtgggagcccgaagggttatcgtcttggccggacatagtgatgttgtagggtatgagagaatgaagatgaaaatggatatgagagaatgaagatgagaatggatattggagaatgatgatgagagttgtgtagtttgatgtgaatttttggggtgaaattgggggtatttatagatgaaagtgtgtatttttggggtaaaaaaaatgaaattttttttaaaaaggtgtaaaaaacggttataaacggatatatttttttggggaagtgaatttttttttattttttatcggtttttttaataaaaaaccgatttttttttaaaaaaaatataaaaatgtttaaatgcaacggtcgagccgttgacgaatgggagcgcgccacgtgtgcgtccgctggcacggacgtgctcgatacatcgagcagcaccgtgccagcggcgcgagcgcatcggcggcggatggcgtccgtgccagcggcgcggacggcggtggcgacggacgtcaccgctgcgcatgctcttaagagcacgtccgtgccagcgagcagggagACGTagcgcgtttctattggccgttgacatttttttaaaaaaaaaatcaaaaataataccaaaaattaaaaaaatatatattttcggattctaaaaaatatagccgttttattaccaattttttgattttttttaaaaaatttaatcccaaaatcatctataaatacacacattcattatCCATTTGAACAGAATTCGGccacttatgaatttaattatgtaatttttaatttttaagactttaattatgaaaattttaatttttaggattttaattatgtaatttttaattttttagtaattagtaatagtattttgggtatttttaatgaattttaatattgtggaaatgtttttatttaaattgaataatagaatggtgggacccttgtgctcgtccttgcggaggagcacggttgtgggtgttgtgctcttgcctaagagcaggcagaaaaagtgggtccggacccacatccgtgctcgttggcaagagtacggacgtggatgctctaacttcGAATTTTGAGTTTCTCattatatttgtatttatttttacatCATGTAAATGACCctacattttttaattatttccaaatttatggaTGATAATTGATAAGGTGGACAATTGTTCTACATGAATTAAGTTTGGCTTTTATCTTCGTTGACCACCCTTGTATCTAAGGCGGCTAAATGGGGCTcattaattatgttttgttatGTGAATATGTTTGTTGGGGTCTTGGGGATAAAGTCTACGCATAACACCTAAATTagtcattaaaagaaaaaatcccttattcaataaaataatatatttacgAGTTAAAGTACTAGTACGTACCTATTTTACCCTTATAATTctctaaattaaataacaaatttattatattaaatattagAAAACTACATGaaactcaaaatcaaaacatttaGCCTCAAATACTACCACTATACCATTAAACCGACTCACATCCacttaaaaaatcacaattgattaattaaaatcatacactattaattaattaattaattaaaattcacgtgCGATGCACGCTGCATAAAAAGGCCTTTGTCATCTAATAATCTCCTTCCTTCTTTTGCTGACCTCTCTCGCTCCCTCCGGTTCGCTCCTCTGCCATTCCGGCCGATTCCAGGTACACTGCTCGCCTCAGAATCTCCGCCGCTCTTCACTTCTTCAGAATTAGGTATTTTCAAAACATGCTAATTCATTCCCTTAATTACCCTTTGTTACTTTATTGCAATGATGTTCTAGATGAAGATTTATTGTTCGGTTTGCGGTTGTCTATATCTATTATAttcgtttttcttttttttccccgAAAAATTAAGAATTGATCTTCGACAGAGGGCTGCGATTTGGTTTATATTCATCCGAACTGctgtattttaattttcttttgtgtTTAGCAGAAAAGATAGGGTTAAAATTGGTTTCTTATCATGAAACTGTTCAGTAAAACAGCTTTGATTTTGTGTGTTTCGGTGTGGTTTCTGATGCTTCCATTGGGAATTGGTGGTTTATGTGAAGTATTTCAAGAAGATTGCAccagtttttgtttttgtttctgtTTCTAAGTCAAGCATTGTGGTGGTGTCTAGATATGTGGAAATTATTGCAGAGCAGCTCACTCTTGGAATATTGGAGCTGTTTTATGCTACATACAAACTGAAAGTTTTTTAACTTCAATTAATATTAATGTGGGCATGCTCATGAAATTTTGATATTGACTTTTCCCAGGTGGTATCTGTAATAAAGAGGGACATGTCACTCATTGCCACTGTTTCCAGTCCAATTACATCACCATGTCTTGGTATGACTCTATCACCAGATGTGTAAATTGCATGGTATCTTATGTTTTTTCAGCTGTAATGAACATCTCACACTAGTTGATGCTTTGGAAgctttaaaattttcaattggcTATTTGCATTGTCGTTAGGTAATGTGATTTAGGTAGACTAATTCATCGGTTGTGCTTGCGAAATATACTATCACATATGTTTTCAAGGAGCGTGATTAGGTAAGAGAACGGGGTTCTGATTGGTTAGAACATTCCAGAAATGTTTGCTTAACAGCATATGCCTTAAAGCCCATAGATTTGTATTCTGTTTAGTTTTAGTTATAGACTATATAATGATAGTCTATCAACTTACTCTAGTTGGGCATAATGCGAAACAGTCTGGTAAAGTCCAAGAACAATTAATCGGATTTTGTAGGACAAGGGAACATAATTATTCTTTTGCAAGGTGCAAGGTGCATCTTGCAGCCCTCTAGATATGGTTTAATAAATCCACTTTCTGGTTCATCAGTTGATTGCACTGCAAGGAGTCGAGAATACTTAATTCCTTTAAATATGATTTGTGCTATAAATGAGCTGAGCTATATACAACTGACAGTAATATTATTCCAGTTTTCTTCACTATGTTGCAGTTGAAGTTTCATGTTATTGATATTAGTAACTTATACGgagatttctttctctttttagtaCAATCACAAGACCGGTGTTTGAAGCCACAAAAGAACGTCCAAGCTCCAGTTCGAGTAAAGCCTCTTTGCTTGCAGTTTCATTCACTTGAAAGGCAAAGAATCATTACTCATTCTTCCAGAATTAAACGTGCTTCTGTGATATGTGCTGCTGCTCTGGTAACTTACCTTATTTGATGTTCTACTTATGTTTCGTACTCCAGCTATCTGCTATGAATATGTAATCATATCTTTGAGAATGGAACCTACTTGTACAAAACATTTAGCACGTGCATGTGAAGTTACTGTTACTTTTGGCTAATCCACAAACCAGCAGAAGATGCTGCAATATTCTTTATAGATTGAAAGAAATTAAGATCTTGGCAATTATTATGTTGGCTCCCAAAAGTGGGTTTTAACTTGTAAGAAGAGCTGTGTCTGTCTTGTTCTTGGTAGCCAGCAACACTAAGTAGATCTAATCAGCTTAGTGTGTTTCTTGAACTGCAGAGTGCCACCTGTGCTTCAGAACAAACACAAACTGTGACTCGCCAGTCATCTACCATAACAGTTGCACCCATCCAaggtgattttttttctatgcACTTGGTTTGATGTAGCATGCAAGTTTTAAATTTAGTTAAGCCTGCTTGATAATGTATTTCAGAGGTGCGAGAATGAGTTTGGTATAAAGTAGAGTTGTTCTTAAAATATGTTTCCACACACCCCTCCTCTCTTCTTTATGTACTGTATAGTTTAGTATGTAAACTATGACTATAACATGACACCCTGGGCTGCTGCCAAGAACAATCCATCTTGAGATGGCTCCTATTTCAAGCTCGTTAAGAAGTATGCCAGTCTATGACCTATCTTATAAATGAGCTCTTTGTGATGGATACTATGTATTATGCATATTTTATCATCGTGTAATCACTGTAAAGAACCCGAGCTTCTTCTTGGGTTAGCCAATATGTCGCAATCCGATGCCTGAAACATTAATATTTTACCCGTTTCAGGAAAAGAAAAGTCTCCAGATCTAGATGATGGTGGAGATGGATTTCCACCCCGTGATGATGGTGATGACggcggaggaggtggtggtggtggtggaaacTGGTCCGGTGGGTTCTTCTTCTTTGGCTTCCTTGCTTTTCTGGGTTTTTTGAAAGATCAAGAGAGTGAAGGGACTTACAGAGATGAAAGGAGAAGATGAGAGAGAGCATGTGTTCCGTTAATGCTATATCACTTCCTCTTTACCTTTAACACTATTGGTTATTGGATGATCTATGTCTTGCTGGGTGCTTTAGTA
Encoded here:
- the LOC121753618 gene encoding protein YELLOW LEAF 1, choloroplastic-like, whose translation is MSLIATVSSPITSPCLVQSQDRCLKPQKNVQAPVRVKPLCLQFHSLERQRIITHSSRIKRASVICAAALSATCASEQTQTVTRQSSTITVAPIQGKEKSPDLDDGGDGFPPRDDGDDGGGGGGGGGNWSGGFFFFGFLAFLGFLKDQESEGTYRDERRR